The genomic segment GGCAAATTGACTTAAAGTCACCATACTGGATTCAAAATGAACATGCCCATCCATGAGACCAGGAGAGACAAAACGGTTTTTGACATTAATGATTCTGGTGTGCGTGTCCTTCAGATCTGAAACGTCCCCAATGCCTGTTATATATTCAGATTTTATAGCAATATCAGCATTCAGGATCTCCTTTGTATTTACATTTACAATCCTGCAGTGTTCCAGCACAGTATCTGCTTTGATCTCGCCCTCCCCGGCAAAGATCTTCTCCCTTAGATACATTAATTGAAGATTGGATTGAACAGGCAAAAATCTATCTTTTTTTTAAGTGTTGAGCTCAATCAAAACATTCGATCGAAAACAGATCATAATCAATGAACTGCACTCTCCAGTCTCTAGGTAAATACATCCTCTCCCCATCGAGGTTGGCTGCCAGTTTATCAAGTCCTGATATATCTGCCTGACCACGGAACCTGAGTATTACAATTCCGGCAGGTTCCTTTAAATCGTCAATAAATATATTCACACCATCCACAGACAGGTTATATACCTCTTTAAGAAATAGGTGGGTTTCTTTTCCGGTCTTGAATTTATAACCTGTATCCATTACCAGGTCCATCATTTCTGCTTACACACCTCAAAAAAGTTCAGCAGTAATTCGTTCCCTTTTTCAGTATGGCTTACTTCAGGATGCCACTGTACGCCGAACAATGGTTTTGTCTTATGTCTTATGGCCTCGATCTCACATACATTGCTGCGGGCCAGGCGTGTGAAATCCTGAGGGAGGTCTGTTACCTCATCAGCATGGGATGCCCAGACTCTGGTGGTGGGTCTCAACCCTTTTAATATTTCATCTTCGTCTAATATTTCCACTTCTACTGCCGCATAGCCTCCCTTCATACCGGTGGCGATATCCCCACCAAATGCTGCAGCTATTAACTGCTGGCCAAGACAGATCCCAAGTATGGGCAGATCAAGTTCCTTCACCATCTCATCGGCCCGGCCGATGCGTTCCATGGCAGGTCCGCCGCTTAATATCAGACCGTCGGGTTCCTTGGCAAGGATGTCTTCATTACTCAAGGTATTGGCAATAATACCGGTCTCCACATCCAGGTCGCGCACTGCCCTGTGGATGAGGTGGCAGAACTGGCCGTAATTGTTAACAACTAGGATTTTAAGATCGCTCA from the Methanosarcinales archaeon genome contains:
- a CDS encoding GMP synthase subunit A, with translation MSDLKILVVNNYGQFCHLIHRAVRDLDVETGIIANTLSNEDILAKEPDGLILSGGPAMERIGRADEMVKELDLPILGICLGQQLIAAAFGGDIATGMKGGYAAVEVEILDEDEILKGLRPTTRVWASHADEVTDLPQDFTRLARSNVCEIEAIRHKTKPLFGVQWHPEVSHTEKGNELLLNFFEVCKQK